In Silene latifolia isolate original U9 population chromosome X, ASM4854445v1, whole genome shotgun sequence, the following proteins share a genomic window:
- the LOC141617491 gene encoding uncharacterized protein LOC141617491 gives MEALKNVGKGGEKPVDASQLNTTISRLNPSTYEGTGEPKLLDNWHREIESLLKIVKCLSEMAVEQVAFYLRGEAGVWLQSAMEEHFVPEHIRHKLRAEFDSFTMADDMTVTKYYHRFLELSRYAEDMQFGQRGFALRFEKGLAPKIMDRLPAGVLTDLKEVYA, from the exons ATGGAGGCACTCAAGAACGTGGGTAAGGGAGGTGAAAAACCGGTGGACGCATCCCAACTTAACACCACCATTTCTCGCTTAAACCCCTCTACTTATGAGGGCACTGGTGAGCCTAAGCTGCTCGATAACTGGCACCGAGAGATAGAGAGTCTTCTTAAGATTGTGAAGTGTCTGTCGGAGATGGCGGTAGAACAGGTTGCGTTTTACCTGAGAGGTGAGGCTGGGGTCTG GCTTCAGAGCGCTATGGAGGAGCATTTTGTGCCGGAAcacatccgtcacaagctgagagctgagtttgattctttcaccatggcTGACGATATGACTGTCACtaagtactatcaccggttcctagaGTTGTCACGCTACGCAGAGGATATGCAGTTCGGTCAACGGGGTTTCGCTCTTCGTTTCGAAAAGGGGTTGGCACCAAAGATCATGGATAGACTACCAGCTGGGGTACTTACCGATCTGAAAGAGGTATATGCATGA